TTCAGCTATATCGGCACGCAGTTGAGCTGTGCCGAGCTGATCCGCAGTGGCGTGACCACGTTTGTGGACATGTACTACTTCGAGGACGAGGTTGCGCGCGCGGCGGACGAGGCCGGGCTGCGCGCGATCTGCGGCCAGTCGGTGATGCGCTTTCCCACGCCCGATGCCGCCAGCTACGATCAGGGCCTGGAACGCGCGCGCCGGTTCATGCAGCAGTGGCAGGGCCACGACCGCATCATCGCCACGGTCGCACCGCACGCGCCCTACACCTGCACCGATGAGATCTACCGCCAGGCGGCGGCATTGGCACGCGAATTCGATGTGCCGCTGGTGACGCACCTCTCGGAAACCGCGCGCGAGGTACGTGAAAGCCTGCAGAGCCACAAACTCTCGCCGATCGCCTATGCCGAAAGCGTGGGCGCGTTCGAGGTCAAGGCCATTGCCGCGCACTGCGTGCACACCGACGAGCGTGATTGGGCAATCCTGGTGCGGCACGGCGTCGGCGCGGCGCCCTGTCCCTCCTCCAACCTCAAGCTGGCCAGCGGCATCGCGCCCCTGGCCGGCATGCTGGCCGCGGGCGTACATGTCGGGATCGGCACGGATGGCCCAGCCAGCAACGATGATCAGGACCTGCTCACCGAGGTGCATCTCGCGGCGATGCTGCCCAAGGGCGTCAGCGGCGATCCCACGGTGGTGCCGGCGCGTCAGGCGCTCCAACTGGCAACGTCGTTAGGCGCCAAAGCCGTGCACCTCGATCACCTGATCGGCTCGCTGGAACCGGGCAAGCGCGCCGACCTGATCGTGCTCGATCTCGACACGCTGCATAGCATGCCGCGCTACAGCTACGCGCCCGATGCGATCTACAGCCGCATTGTGTACAGCGCGCGCGGCCATGATGTGCGCCATACGCTGGTGGATGGTCGCTTTCTGATGCGCGACCGCCGCCTGACCACGCTTGACGAAACGCAGGTCAAACGCGCGGCGCAGCGCATCGCCGATCAGATCAGCGCCTTTCTGCAACGGCGGGAGGCCAATCTGCTCGACAAGATCATCGCCATCGGCGGCGTGCGGCAGGATGAGATCTTCGAAGTGCAGGTCAAGGCACGCATTCAGGACGCCGCGCCGATCGAGCAGGCTCTCCGCGCACCCGATTTCATGATCACCAAAACCAGCCGGCGCACCCAGTACGACACCTATTTCCTCTGGCGCGACGCGGCGCGGGGGCGCATCCGCTACCGCGAGGATCATCGCCACGACGAGGGCGCACGGCTCGATCCCAAGTACACACTGACGCTGACCGTGCCTACGGCGGGCCGCGACGAGCTGCCGCAGGCAGTGGTGCTTTCGCGGGCACGCTACACCGCGCCGGCGACGCAGTCGCTGCGCTTCTACCGCGAGTACTTCCAGCCCGAAAGCGTGGTCGAGGTCGAAAAGGAGCGCCGTCGCTGGCGCGTGATCTACCGCGGCGAGGAGTTCGCGATCAACATCGATCGCGTGCGTGGCGATGAGTCGCTCTACCTGGAGATCAAAAGCCGCACCTGGTCGCTGCGGGACGCGCAGCATAAGGCAGCGCTAATCGGCGAGATGTTGCGTCTCTTCGGCGTCCAGCCCGACCAACTGATCCGTCAGGAGTATGTCGATCTGGCGCTGGCACGCTCAGCCGTGGCTTGAGTGGGAGACAAGGAGATACGGAGTCGGGATTCGGGAGTCGGATATTTTGGAGTACGCTCACTCGGCGTGCGCGCGTGCGCCGTTTGGAGTGCGCAAGCCATGCTT
The sequence above is a segment of the Kallotenue papyrolyticum genome. Coding sequences within it:
- a CDS encoding amidohydrolase family protein, which produces MSEPIDLLLTGGTVVTMDAAGRIFEDGAVAIRGREIVAVGTADELRRRFSATETVECGGCAILPGLINAHAHVPMSLLRGLVADVQLDVWLLGYMFPVESQFVTPEFSYIGTQLSCAELIRSGVTTFVDMYYFEDEVARAADEAGLRAICGQSVMRFPTPDAASYDQGLERARRFMQQWQGHDRIIATVAPHAPYTCTDEIYRQAAALAREFDVPLVTHLSETAREVRESLQSHKLSPIAYAESVGAFEVKAIAAHCVHTDERDWAILVRHGVGAAPCPSSNLKLASGIAPLAGMLAAGVHVGIGTDGPASNDDQDLLTEVHLAAMLPKGVSGDPTVVPARQALQLATSLGAKAVHLDHLIGSLEPGKRADLIVLDLDTLHSMPRYSYAPDAIYSRIVYSARGHDVRHTLVDGRFLMRDRRLTTLDETQVKRAAQRIADQISAFLQRREANLLDKIIAIGGVRQDEIFEVQVKARIQDAAPIEQALRAPDFMITKTSRRTQYDTYFLWRDAARGRIRYREDHRHDEGARLDPKYTLTLTVPTAGRDELPQAVVLSRARYTAPATQSLRFYREYFQPESVVEVEKERRRWRVIYRGEEFAINIDRVRGDESLYLEIKSRTWSLRDAQHKAALIGEMLRLFGVQPDQLIRQEYVDLALARSAVA